A portion of the Thermogemmatispora onikobensis genome contains these proteins:
- a CDS encoding cytochrome P450: MESRIVAPARGPEPAEESGRRLWGGEQKTARCLERAEPAIEPDQAGVWHVRAFKEARAILRSSAVRQAGFKAEVLALLPRLMRLPLLYSDGQEHQQQRRQTARFFAPRVVNEQYRKLMEAVSEQLIEKLLRRRRIDLSRLTLEMAVRVAAEVVGLTDSWLPGMARRLEAFFRYPIQRLSPDPRTWLNFLGLQWAILRFYWLDVRPAIRVRRRQPRQDVISHLLAQGYSAREILTECVTYGAAGMITTREFIGVAAWHLLEQPALRQRFLQAPEEERLALLEEVLRLEPVVGHLYRRTSQELILAGAGEDQLRIPAGAIIDLHIYAINADERVVGEQARRLCPGRTLHEERVPSSLMGFGDGAHRCPGAPIAMQESDIFLRRLLALPGLRLERSPRLRWNKLICGYELRDLIVSLDESGSRPHAAGPALGVASPTAAALGEP; this comes from the coding sequence AGGCGGGAGTCTGGCATGTCCGGGCCTTCAAAGAGGCCCGGGCCATCCTGCGCAGCAGTGCTGTGCGTCAGGCTGGTTTTAAAGCTGAAGTGCTGGCGCTGCTGCCCCGTCTCATGCGTCTGCCGCTGCTCTACAGCGACGGCCAGGAGCACCAGCAGCAGCGGCGGCAGACGGCTCGTTTTTTCGCGCCGCGCGTAGTCAACGAGCAATATCGGAAGCTCATGGAGGCCGTGAGTGAGCAATTGATTGAGAAGCTGCTGCGGAGGAGGAGGATTGACCTGAGCCGGCTCACGCTGGAGATGGCCGTGCGTGTTGCCGCCGAAGTAGTAGGGCTGACCGACAGTTGGCTGCCGGGCATGGCGCGCCGACTGGAAGCTTTCTTCCGCTATCCCATTCAGCGCCTCAGTCCTGACCCGCGGACCTGGCTCAATTTTCTGGGCCTGCAGTGGGCCATTCTGCGCTTCTACTGGCTAGACGTACGTCCGGCGATTCGGGTGCGGCGCCGGCAGCCGCGCCAGGACGTCATCTCTCATCTGTTGGCCCAGGGCTATAGCGCGCGCGAGATTCTCACCGAATGTGTCACCTATGGTGCTGCCGGCATGATCACCACGCGCGAATTCATCGGCGTTGCAGCCTGGCATCTGCTAGAGCAGCCAGCTCTGCGCCAACGCTTTCTACAGGCTCCAGAGGAGGAGCGCCTCGCCCTGCTGGAGGAGGTGCTTCGCCTGGAGCCGGTAGTGGGTCACCTCTATCGTCGCACCAGCCAGGAGCTGATCCTTGCCGGGGCCGGCGAGGATCAGCTGCGCATTCCGGCGGGGGCCATCATCGACCTGCACATCTATGCCATCAACGCCGACGAGCGGGTCGTAGGAGAGCAAGCGCGGCGGCTCTGTCCGGGGAGGACCTTGCACGAAGAGCGCGTTCCGTCCTCGCTGATGGGCTTTGGCGATGGCGCGCACCGCTGTCCTGGGGCGCCCATCGCCATGCAGGAAAGCGACATCTTTCTGCGGCGTCTGCTGGCGCTACCGGGACTGCGCCTTGAGCGTTCGCCGCGGCTGCGCTGGAACAAGCTCATCTGTGGCTACGAGCTGCGCGACCTCATTGTGTCGCTAGACGAGAGCGGCTCCCGGCCTCATGCGGCAGGCCCAGCGCTGGGGGTAGCCAGTCCGACCGCTGCTGCTCTCGGGGAGCCTTAA
- a CDS encoding glycoside hydrolase family 57 protein has translation MVAELAIYTVVHQPRRLKLPAQPIPRGASIEDIGRCLFDERMNERYFRKVATYCYYPATRMFLDLVRQGLHLSIGFSLSFLRQAEAWDPALLDLFRELVAHENVEIIGVEPYHSFLFLLDLPAFIARMQWMAEEIERIFGKRPQVTDTTEMCMSVTIYHALDLAGFRGALMDGRPWVLGWRESTHLYHYTEEQPYALPPQTYRPPTTPGRRSSGNHRSRNAVVGDRERGPYLLARHLDLSDDVGYRFSNRSWSGYPLYADRYADWIAHTWGDFLLLGWDYETFGEHHRVDSGIFEFMRALPAELARRGVQTRTPSELISRFQQRAYHLPLPVYPTTWAGSGGMEFFLGNSAQQTIFQLMGQVYGMARLTENPELLDLAIWLAQSDNLHLIQWFGRSGPEAEVSAYFTPREWWELGPDGVIREQQQVYLNAIRAMEPYLPTTVARQERLRARLARASTARSTRTRPAGAPGQEQGRALLEAGYVLQKA, from the coding sequence TTCGACGAGCGGATGAACGAGCGCTACTTTCGTAAGGTGGCTACCTATTGTTACTACCCGGCAACGCGCATGTTCCTGGACCTGGTGCGCCAGGGCCTCCATCTCTCGATCGGCTTCTCGCTCTCGTTCCTGCGCCAGGCCGAGGCCTGGGACCCCGCCCTGCTGGACCTCTTCCGCGAGCTGGTAGCGCATGAGAACGTGGAAATTATCGGCGTGGAACCGTACCACAGCTTTCTGTTCTTGCTCGATCTGCCGGCTTTTATTGCTCGCATGCAATGGATGGCTGAGGAGATCGAGCGCATCTTTGGGAAGCGCCCCCAGGTGACCGACACGACCGAGATGTGCATGTCGGTGACGATTTATCATGCGCTGGATCTGGCCGGCTTCCGGGGGGCACTGATGGATGGCCGCCCCTGGGTGCTGGGCTGGCGCGAGAGTACCCACCTCTACCACTACACCGAGGAGCAGCCCTACGCGCTACCACCGCAGACCTACCGTCCTCCTACGACCCCAGGCCGACGCAGCAGCGGCAATCACCGCAGCCGCAACGCTGTCGTCGGCGATCGCGAACGCGGCCCCTATCTGCTGGCGCGTCACCTCGACCTGAGCGACGATGTGGGCTATCGCTTCTCTAATCGCTCGTGGTCGGGCTACCCGCTCTACGCCGATCGCTACGCCGACTGGATCGCCCATACCTGGGGTGATTTCTTGCTGCTCGGCTGGGACTATGAGACCTTCGGTGAACACCACCGCGTCGATAGCGGTATCTTCGAGTTCATGCGCGCCCTGCCCGCTGAGCTGGCTCGCCGTGGTGTGCAAACACGCACGCCCAGCGAGCTGATTTCCCGCTTCCAGCAGCGCGCCTATCACCTGCCCTTGCCCGTCTATCCGACCACCTGGGCCGGTAGCGGCGGCATGGAGTTTTTCCTGGGCAATAGCGCCCAGCAGACGATCTTTCAGCTCATGGGCCAGGTCTATGGCATGGCGCGCCTGACGGAGAATCCGGAGCTGCTCGATCTGGCTATCTGGCTGGCCCAGTCCGATAATCTGCACCTGATCCAGTGGTTCGGACGCAGCGGCCCCGAGGCGGAGGTCTCGGCCTACTTTACGCCGCGCGAGTGGTGGGAGCTGGGACCAGACGGCGTGATTCGCGAGCAGCAGCAGGTCTATCTGAATGCGATCCGGGCGATGGAGCCGTATTTGCCGACGACGGTGGCCCGCCAGGAGCGCCTGCGCGCCCGCCTGGCCCGGGCCAGCACCGCACGCAGCACGCGCACACGTCCCGCTGGCGCGCCGGGCCAGGAGCAGGGAAGAGCCTTGCTGGAGGCTGGCTACGTGCTGCAGAAGGCTTAA